Part of the Candidatus Hydrogenedentota bacterium genome is shown below.
AGCGCACCAACCGGCGTTTGGCAACCGCCGCCCAGCGCGGCGAGCAAGGACCGCTCCGCCGTAATCTCCGCCGCGGCCACATCATCGTGTAGAAACGAAAGAAGCGCGGCGACCCGTTCATCGCCCGCACGGATTTCGATGCCGAGCGCGCCTTGGCCCACGGCGGACAACATAACCCCGGGCGGCAATTCCTGCGTGATGGCGCGGCTCTCGCCCAGGCGGCGCAATCCGGCGGTGGCCAGTACGGCGGCATCCAAGTCGCCGTCGCTGACGCGCCGGAGCCGCGTCGGCACGTTGCCGCGCAGGTCCACGACGTCCAGGTCGGGACGCACGGCGATCAATTGCAGACGGCGGCGCAGGCTGGAAGTCCCCACGCGCGCGCCGCGCGGCAGTTGGTCCAGCCGCGCGCCGCCCCGCGAGACGAGCGCGTCGCGCGGGTCTTCCCGCACCGGCACCGCCCCGAGCGCAAGGCCATCCGGCAACTCGGTCGGCAGGTCCTTCAGACTGTGTACGGCCAGGTCGATGCGCCCGTCGAGCAGTGCAATTTCCAGTTCCTTCGTGAAGAGGCCTTTACCCCCGATTTGAGCCAGGGGAACATCGCGGATCTTGTCGCCGCGCGTTGAGATGTGCTCGATGACGACCTCACAATCCGGCCATTGCGCGCGCATTTGCGCCGCCACCCATTCGCTCTGCGTCCGCGCGAGCAGGCTGCCGCGGGTCCCTATCACGAGCCTCGCCATCAGAAGTCATCCTTCAATCCGAAAAGGCGCTTGATCAACGACAGGGCGCGGCCCGAATCATCCTCCGTGACTTCCTGTTTCAGTTGCGTCATGGGCCGCTGCAATATGGTATTGACGATGCGTTTTGTGAGGTACTCGACCTCTTCCCGCTGCTTCTCGCTGAGGTCGGGCAGCGCGTGCAGCGTCTTCTGCAATTCCCGCTCGCGAATGACGTTCAGTTCGTTCGCCATCGACACGATCGCCGGCTCGGCGCGCAGCCCCTTTCGCCACCGCATGAAGTTGTCCACCTGCCGGGATACCATCTCGACGCATGCGGTCATCTCCGCGCGCCGCGCCTCCAGGTTCTGGTCGGCAACCTGCTGCAGTGCGTCCAGGTCATACAGGTAGACATTGTCCAATTGGTTCACCGCGGGGTCGATATCGCGTGGCACCGCGATGTCGACGACAAACATAGGCTCGTGGTTGCGCTCGCGCAGCGCGCGCTGAAAATCCGCCGGGCCGAGGATAGGTTCCTCCGCGGCCGTTGAACTGATGACAATATCCGCGAGGGCAAGGCATTCGCGCAAACGGTCAAACCCGAAAGGCTCGCCCCTGAACCGTTCCGCGAGTTTCCGCGCCCGGTCAATATTCCGGTTCGCGAGCAGGACGCGGCCCACGCCGCGCGCAATGAGCGTTTTCAACGTCAACTGGCCGGTTTCACCCGACCCGATCACCATGACTGCCTTCGTGCCGAGTTCGCCGAAGACCTGCGTGGCCAGGTCCACCGCCACGGAAGGCACGGATACCTTTCCCAAGCCAATATTGGTCTGGGTGCGCACATCCTTGGCCACTTTGAGCGCGCGCTGGAACAACGCGTTGAGAATCTTGTCGGTCGTCTGCGCGGCCTGCGCGGTAAGATAGGCGTCCTGCACCTGACCGAGCACCTGCGCCTCGCCCACCACCATGCTGTCGAGGCTGCACGCCACGCGAAACAGGTGCGCCACCGCCTCCGCGCCCGCCAGTTCGTAGAGCGACGGGCGGAACATATCGAGAGGCACGTCATGCCATTCGGACAGGAAACCGCGGCAGGCGGCGTGCAATTCCTCGGCCGGACCGGGGTCGCGGACATATAGCTCGACGCGGTTGCAGGTGCTCAGGATCACGGCGCCGCCATCGGGCAAACGCTTCTTCAGCGCGCGCAATGCCGCCTCAAGGCGCGCCTCGGGAAACGCGAGCCGTTCACGCAACGCCAGGGGACTGGTGTGGTGACTGATGCCGGTCAAGGCAATCGTCATGCCGCGCCTCCCCAGAAGTTGTAGTTGGTCAGTCCCAAAACGTTGAGGAAAAGATATACGAAGAGCAGCAGGCCAAACCCCCAGAAAACACAGTACGCGAGCTTCGGCCCGCGCAGCCAGCCGCGCGCCCTCGCGTGATAGCTGAAACTATAGAGCAACGCCATCACCAGTGACAGCACAATCTTCGGCGAAAGCCACCAGGTGTCGCTCAGCGAACTGCTGTCGTACCACGCCCAGAACAGGCCAAGCCAGAGCGTCACCACGAAGAGGGGATAACCGAACGCGATGAGCTGATACAGGGTGCGGTCCAGTTCCTCGAGTGAGGGCAGCTTGAGAAAGAGGCCCGTGGTACGGTGCCCTTTCAGACGGCCTGATTGGAACGCGTAGGCGAGGCTCGTAAGGCTGGCCATGAGAAACAGCGCGTACGCCAGCATCGCCAGCGACACGTGCACGGTCAGCAGCAGCGTCGTCAGCGGCTTCGGCCCCGCCCCGAAATCGGCCAGCGCCGTGTAGGCCGCGATCAGCGCGATGACCGCCAGCGGCGGCATGTAGAAACACATCAGCGCGCGCCGCTTTTCGTCCCAGAGCACCGCCGAGGCCGTCACTGAGCCCATCAGCACGAACAGCACCAGACTGTCGGTCGGACTCGTCATCGGCAGCAGCCGCCAGTGCAAGTATCGCAGCGTGAAGGTCACTGCGAGAAACACCGCCCCGGCGATCGCAAGCCGGCCCGCGGCATGCAGACGGCGCGCCGTCTCTTCGCGAAGAAACCAGAGAGAAAACGCGGCCGCGCCGGCATAGCAGACGACGCCCGCATAGAGAGCAACATAGATAGCGGCGTGCACCCGATGGTCCTTTCTGACTCGGGGACAGGCACGACTTCGCGGACTCCCGGCGCCTGTACCCCAAACTCTTGCTGCGCGCCTTATTTTCGCGCGGACGGCGATAAGGATAGCGCCTCCTGCACGGCAGCCGCAAAAGCGCCCGGCGCATCTGTTACATACCACCGGATGCCCGCGTCTATCAGGTCCCGCAGGGAACGCGCATCGAAAAGAAACGGCCGCAACTGCAAATCGATCCCGGCTGCACGGGCACGCTCCGCCGCGCCGCGCAAGTAGCGCGGGTCAAATGCATATTGGATGCCGGAACTTCCGCGCCGGCCGCGCAGGTGAAACTGCAGCTGGCTGAGACCGGCAAAATTCGCGGCGGCCAGTTCCTCGAACCGCGCCTTCATGCCCGAGGGCGTCCCGCTCAGCCACGTCATTGTGCGCGCACCGTCGTAGAGCGCCTGCAAGCGGCGGCACGTCTCCACCTCTCCATGTACGAAAATGATCTGCCGCTCGAGGCCCGCCGCCCGAATCGCTTCCACAAGTTTCTGTTCATCCGCGTCTTTCACGTCCAGGTACAATTGACGTTCCGGCTTGCCGCGCATCGCCGCGAACACCTCATCGAGTGCGGGAACTCGCGCGCCCGCGAATCGCAAATCGAAAGTGGCGCCTGCGTCCCAGGTGCGCACGACCTCATACGGGATCTCCGGAATTTGCCTGTCGCGCCACGGTTCCGCCGCATTCGTCGTGCGCGCGGGTGTCTCGTCATGCATGCACACCACAACGCCGTCCTGCGTTGTGCGCAGGTCAATTTCCGGCACCGCACCCGGGATGCTCCACGCATGCTCCAACGCGGCCAGCGTGTTTTCCGGCGCCTCTTCGAGTCCCCCGCGATGCGCCTGAAAATACACCATCGGCCGAGCGTCCTCCGCCCCCACAGCGCGCACAATTACACACAAAAACAAACTCAAAACGCTACATATCATTGCCAAGTCGCGCATAGTCATGCTCCTCACTCCCGATTCAGCCGTTCCAGCCGGAACTTCGGCTTGCCATCGCCGCTCCCCTGCCCCGCATCGGTCCCCGCAGTCGGCGCGGGTTCGGGCGCGGCTTCCGGCGGCGTTTCGAGTCTCTCCGCGGGCGCCGCCTCTGTCGTGGCTCCAGGCGTTGTTTCCTGTGCGGGTTCGGGCGTTGCGGAAGGCGCCGATTCGTGCGCGGAAGGAGCGAGGGGCGGTTCCGGCGGTGCGGCGGCGGGATTTTCCGGTTCCGTGCCGGGTTCCGGCGCAACGGACGCGCCGCCGACCGGCTCGATGCGGAACTTCCGTTCCCGGTTGGGATCCAGAAACGCCGGCGGAAGCGCCGCCGGCTCCTCCTCGTCCTTTTCGGGCACGGGCACCAGCACTTCGAATTTGAATTTGCCCGGCGGCTCCTGTCCGGCGGCGTCCCATATCTGCGGCAGGTCCGTGGGCAACTCTGGCGCAGGCTCGGGCGACGGCTCGGCCTGCACGGGTTCTTGAACGGCGGATTCGCTTCCGCACCATGCCGGGCCGAGCACGGCATAGAGGCCCAGTGCGCTATGTCGTCCGGTGATCCGGCGTGCTGCCGCATCCAGCGTCTGTTCGGGCACGGGCCGCCAGTTCAATCCCTCTTCGTACACGTACAGGGCGAGGTTCGGCAGCAAGTCCGGCCGGCATAGTGTCTGCGGCACTTCCATCTCCGCAACAATTGAAACGGGCGTGCTGGCCGGGTCGCACGACGGCCGCACGAAGGACGTAAAGGCGATCAGTCCTTCGGGCAACGGCGCGGCCGTTTCCGCCGCGGTACGCAGGACGGCGTCAATCTCGCGTGGCGCTTCGAAGGTGAACGCCCCGGTCACCCCGAGGGGAAACAGCGTCACGCGGCGGCCGTAGGCGGACTGCGCGTAGCGCCAGACCTCATCGCGCGTGAAGCGGTTTACCTTGAAGCGGTGTTCGAGGAGCAGGTCCAATTGATCATCGAAATGAGGCGAGTCCGGGTTATCGGAAGCGCCGAACCGCGCGACGCTGACCATGCGCGGCGGGTCGTCGAACTCAATGACGAACGCATGCGCGCAGCCGTAAGTGGCGTACCACGCGCCCCGGTCGAACAATGAATCGCCCATGCGGAAAACGGGGTCGCCGGAAGCGGAGCCGCCGATTGCCTCCTCGCGCTTGCCGCGGCGGATCTTGTGCGCATCGCCCCATGGGATCCGGATTGAGTCAAAGGTATTGCGCAGACTCCGCGCGGCTTCCGCCGCGGCGTTCAAGGCAAGTTCCAGGACCTGCGGGTCCTTGCGCATCATCGCGCCGTGCAACGCGGCGGAAGACGGAAACACGGGCGCCGCCCGCTGCACGAGGTCCGTCCACCACGCATGATAAAAGGTCATGCCCTCGAACGGCACATCGGCCACGCAATTCCACGACTGCAGCAAGTCCAGGGCGCCCGCCAGGTCGGGATGGGCTGCCTTCACGAAATCGGGCCGCGCACCGGCGGCTTCTATCAACACGGGCGTCAATTCGGCGGCGGCGGGCGCCAGCGCGTCGTAGACCATCGACTGCATGTCCCGGAAACCGCGTTGCCCCGTGCGCAGCAGCCGGCGGACCCGTTGCGCGCGCGGCGTATCGATATCCTGGATGAGCCACGGCGGCCACGCCTCCGGCTGCGGGCCGGCGTCGTCCGTCGCGGACCAGGGCGGATTGCCGCACGCCTGCAGATAACCCGCCTTCGGGTTCATGACATACGGCAACTGGTCCGGCAGAAAGACCGACACCCAGGCGGTCCCGTCCAGCGCCGCCTTTTCCGGCGTCTGCCACGTAATCGGGGGACGCCCGCTCTTTTCCCGTTCTTCCAGGACGGGAGGCGGCAGTTCACGCGTGCCGGTTTTGGCGTTATAGGTGTAAAAGAGATTGCCCGCCTGGTCCGCATAGAGCACGTGAAAACACGGCAGCTGCTGCAGCATCAGCGCCGCCTGGAACGCGCCAAGGTCCCGCGCGCGGCCCATTTCCATGAGTTGATAGAACCCGCCAAAATCGCGATAGCCGCCAATCCGCCAGGAATGCAGCCCGCCGCCGCCGGCCTGAAACACGGGTCCGCGCGAATTGATGAGCGCGGGCGTGAACCGTTCCTCAAGCCCTGCGGGCGTGCGCACATAATAGGGCCGCGCGTTCGACATGAATTCGAGACCCAGCATGAATTCCGCGTCGAAACGCGGGAGCCGCGGGTCATTGGGATTGCGCTGCGGCTGGGCAAACTGCTCCTCGAAGATATCGGCGAAATCCGGCCAGTTCGGGGTCAGTGCCCAGCCCAGATAGCCATTGTGCCCCTGGATAATGACCGGCAACCCGTACAGCGTCACGCCCGTTACGTCCAGGTCGCCCGCGGCCAGGTGCGCCTCGTACCAGCGGAACGGGCCGTCGAAGTAGTCGTGCGGATTGATCACCAGCAAGGTCTTGCCCTGCTCCGTCCGCGCGGGCGCCAGGGCCCAGGCGTTGCCCGTCTCGATTGCGCGCGGGCGATGGTACAACTCCGGCAGGTCCCACGGCGCCATGCTCATCAGGAACGCGTGCCACAGCGCCAGCACGTCCGGCGGACTCACTCCTTCGCACCACGGGGGTGTCTCCGCGGGGTTTTGCGCTATCCACGCGTTCACCCCGAGCGCGAATCCCTCGCACAAGTCGCGCGTGACCGGGTCCACCACGTCCAGCGCAGCGACCGCCAGCCGCGCGTGCCCCATCGAAATCGAGAACGCGTCCGAATTCGCGTAGGGCTCGCCCGCAATCTCCGCCGCGCGCCCGTTCGCGACCCGGTACGCGAACAGCATCGGTTCCAGGTGGTCCTCCGCCTGTGCGTAGCCGAACGCGAACGCCAGCGCGCGCGGGTCCCGCGCGTAGACGTGCGGCACGCCCCATTCATCACGGTAGAGCGTGGCATCCAGCCACATCAGCGCCGGGTCCAGCGCGGGCTGTGCATCAATCGCCACGCAACACAACGCCGCGACAGCGCACGAAAGCGCCGCGTGCGCCGTCCACGCATGTTCTGTTTTTGCCAACCCGCTCACGGGGCACGATTATAGCCAAAATCCGCACGCGGGAACGCCTTCCGG
Proteins encoded:
- a CDS encoding glutamyl-tRNA reductase, with protein sequence MTIALTGISHHTSPLALRERLAFPEARLEAALRALKKRLPDGGAVILSTCNRVELYVRDPGPAEELHAACRGFLSEWHDVPLDMFRPSLYELAGAEAVAHLFRVACSLDSMVVGEAQVLGQVQDAYLTAQAAQTTDKILNALFQRALKVAKDVRTQTNIGLGKVSVPSVAVDLATQVFGELGTKAVMVIGSGETGQLTLKTLIARGVGRVLLANRNIDRARKLAERFRGEPFGFDRLRECLALADIVISSTAAEEPILGPADFQRALRERNHEPMFVVDIAVPRDIDPAVNQLDNVYLYDLDALQQVADQNLEARRAEMTACVEMVSRQVDNFMRWRKGLRAEPAIVSMANELNVIRERELQKTLHALPDLSEKQREEVEYLTKRIVNTILQRPMTQLKQEVTEDDSGRALSLIKRLFGLKDDF
- the ccsA gene encoding cytochrome c biogenesis protein CcsA, with protein sequence MHAAIYVALYAGVVCYAGAAAFSLWFLREETARRLHAAGRLAIAGAVFLAVTFTLRYLHWRLLPMTSPTDSLVLFVLMGSVTASAVLWDEKRRALMCFYMPPLAVIALIAAYTALADFGAGPKPLTTLLLTVHVSLAMLAYALFLMASLTSLAYAFQSGRLKGHRTTGLFLKLPSLEELDRTLYQLIAFGYPLFVVTLWLGLFWAWYDSSSLSDTWWLSPKIVLSLVMALLYSFSYHARARGWLRGPKLAYCVFWGFGLLLFVYLFLNVLGLTNYNFWGGAA
- a CDS encoding glycerophosphodiester phosphodiesterase family protein, whose amino-acid sequence is MVYFQAHRGGLEEAPENTLAALEHAWSIPGAVPEIDLRTTQDGVVVCMHDETPARTTNAAEPWRDRQIPEIPYEVVRTWDAGATFDLRFAGARVPALDEVFAAMRGKPERQLYLDVKDADEQKLVEAIRAAGLERQIIFVHGEVETCRRLQALYDGARTMTWLSGTPSGMKARFEELAAANFAGLSQLQFHLRGRRGSSGIQYAFDPRYLRGAAERARAAGIDLQLRPFLFDARSLRDLIDAGIRWYVTDAPGAFAAAVQEALSLSPSARK
- a CDS encoding penicillin acylase family protein, producing MAIDAQPALDPALMWLDATLYRDEWGVPHVYARDPRALAFAFGYAQAEDHLEPMLFAYRVANGRAAEIAGEPYANSDAFSISMGHARLAVAALDVVDPVTRDLCEGFALGVNAWIAQNPAETPPWCEGVSPPDVLALWHAFLMSMAPWDLPELYHRPRAIETGNAWALAPARTEQGKTLLVINPHDYFDGPFRWYEAHLAAGDLDVTGVTLYGLPVIIQGHNGYLGWALTPNWPDFADIFEEQFAQPQRNPNDPRLPRFDAEFMLGLEFMSNARPYYVRTPAGLEERFTPALINSRGPVFQAGGGGLHSWRIGGYRDFGGFYQLMEMGRARDLGAFQAALMLQQLPCFHVLYADQAGNLFYTYNAKTGTRELPPPVLEEREKSGRPPITWQTPEKAALDGTAWVSVFLPDQLPYVMNPKAGYLQACGNPPWSATDDAGPQPEAWPPWLIQDIDTPRAQRVRRLLRTGQRGFRDMQSMVYDALAPAAAELTPVLIEAAGARPDFVKAAHPDLAGALDLLQSWNCVADVPFEGMTFYHAWWTDLVQRAAPVFPSSAALHGAMMRKDPQVLELALNAAAEAARSLRNTFDSIRIPWGDAHKIRRGKREEAIGGSASGDPVFRMGDSLFDRGAWYATYGCAHAFVIEFDDPPRMVSVARFGASDNPDSPHFDDQLDLLLEHRFKVNRFTRDEVWRYAQSAYGRRVTLFPLGVTGAFTFEAPREIDAVLRTAAETAAPLPEGLIAFTSFVRPSCDPASTPVSIVAEMEVPQTLCRPDLLPNLALYVYEEGLNWRPVPEQTLDAAARRITGRHSALGLYAVLGPAWCGSESAVQEPVQAEPSPEPAPELPTDLPQIWDAAGQEPPGKFKFEVLVPVPEKDEEEPAALPPAFLDPNRERKFRIEPVGGASVAPEPGTEPENPAAAPPEPPLAPSAHESAPSATPEPAQETTPGATTEAAPAERLETPPEAAPEPAPTAGTDAGQGSGDGKPKFRLERLNRE